In the Sphingomonas sp. LM7 genome, one interval contains:
- the pyrF gene encoding orotidine-5'-phosphate decarboxylase: MSSPIYVALDTPDIERAKAIAQRVRNHVGGIKLGLEFFMANGRHGVREMAEIGLPIFLDLKFHDIPNTVAKAIQSLRPLEPAILTVHASGGRSMLEDAKAAAPTGTKVVAVTMLTSLDDRDLVSIGLKPDPHEQVVRLTELAQSAGVDGIVCSGEEVAAAKKLWHDGFFVVPGVRPANGSVGDQKRVVTPRAALDAGASILVVGRPITQAEDPDLAAREIEATL; the protein is encoded by the coding sequence ATGAGCTCGCCAATCTATGTCGCGCTCGACACTCCGGACATCGAGCGCGCCAAGGCGATTGCCCAGCGCGTCCGCAACCATGTCGGCGGGATCAAGCTCGGGCTCGAATTCTTCATGGCCAATGGCCGCCACGGCGTGCGTGAAATGGCCGAGATCGGGCTGCCGATCTTTCTCGACCTCAAATTCCACGATATCCCCAATACCGTCGCCAAGGCGATCCAGTCGCTGCGTCCGCTGGAGCCCGCGATCCTGACCGTACATGCCTCGGGCGGGCGATCGATGCTCGAAGACGCCAAGGCGGCTGCGCCGACCGGCACCAAGGTGGTCGCTGTGACGATGCTCACCAGCCTCGACGACCGCGATCTCGTGTCGATCGGGCTCAAGCCGGATCCGCACGAGCAGGTCGTCCGCCTCACCGAACTGGCGCAGTCCGCCGGAGTCGACGGCATCGTCTGCTCGGGCGAGGAAGTCGCCGCCGCGAAGAAGCTCTGGCATGACGGGTTCTTCGTCGTCCCCGGCGTGCGCCCGGCCAATGGCAGCGTCGGCGACCAGAAGCGCGTGGTGACGCCGCGCGCCGCGCTCGATGCTGGCGCCTCGATCCTCGTCGTCGGACGTCCGATCACCCAGGCCGAGGACCCGGATCTGGCTGCACGCGAGATAGAGGCGACGTTATAG
- a CDS encoding lipopolysaccharide assembly protein LapA domain-containing protein, with protein sequence MRFLKVLFWLLLGGLVAAFVIYNGDERVDIRLWGGLIADFSLPLLLILTFLLGLLPALVAYQTLRWRSRQRLAGLERALADLRAVAPEPVVVVDAPAAPGLPLLADRQP encoded by the coding sequence ATGCGGTTTCTGAAGGTGCTGTTCTGGCTGTTGCTGGGCGGCCTCGTCGCGGCCTTCGTGATCTATAATGGCGACGAGCGCGTCGATATCCGGCTGTGGGGCGGCCTGATCGCCGATTTCAGCCTGCCGCTGCTGCTCATCCTGACCTTCCTGCTCGGGCTGTTGCCGGCGCTGGTCGCCTATCAGACGTTGCGCTGGCGTTCGCGCCAGCGGCTTGCCGGCCTCGAGCGCGCGCTTGCCGACCTGCGCGCCGTCGCCCCCGAGCCGGTGGTCGTCGTCGATGCCCCTGCCGCACCCGGCCTGCCGCTGCTGGCGGACCGCCAGCCATGA
- a CDS encoding patatin-like protein: MTETRDKELRLALVCYGGISLAVYMHGITKEIWRLAGASCAAREGEAGNGVYRTLLDEIRETSGINLRVLVDILSGASAGGINAVFLAQAIATGQSLDPLTDMWIEQADVEALLEPRHAPSHRFAKIWATPIAWIVANRSKTIDETVDPAARDEVRLKLEHFVRSRWFEPPFGGKRLLGMLLDAFDAMAAGPRYRRLLPSGQPLDLYVTVTDFRGHPEELRLNSPAHVIETEHRLVFRFTDHGAEGDAFADPAALAFAARATSSFPGAFPPATVEEIDSFLAERGTEWPGRDVFLESVLPQQWSDNRAEKAILIDGSVLANAPFRPAIDALRERPARRQIDRRFVFIDPAPGVRFDFYGTPQEKPGFFQTIIGALSELPREQPIRDNLEAISARSERIERMLAIVTEIRAEVETQVEALFGYTLWLDYPTPKRLSGWRRRAQVAAAAKAGYGHTAYGLLKVDGTIDRIARLLYTIGDRHAPERLREIREAVAHAVQARGGDRFGATLSNGASPQTLEFLRAHDLGFRIRRLRLLARRLTEIDMPSSHAELLPMREAIYESLAAYLELKRSDTFADLRGAVRDMTDDAGPILDLLAERMQLKALDHATDARLSDGFSALSKDLRRPMLLAHLGFPFFDIATLPLLQGEGMDEFDPIRVDRISPDDAVAIRTGGANATLKGIQFNSFGAFFSRAYRENDYLWGRLHGADRLIDIVLSSLPFEDRLGEDRVKAIKRSAFHAILDEEEPRLKAIPGLFAELRAEIG; encoded by the coding sequence CGCGTGCTGGTCGACATCCTGTCGGGCGCCAGCGCGGGCGGGATCAACGCGGTGTTCCTCGCCCAGGCGATCGCCACCGGCCAGTCGCTCGATCCGCTCACCGACATGTGGATCGAGCAGGCCGATGTCGAGGCGCTGCTCGAACCGCGCCATGCGCCGTCGCATCGCTTCGCCAAGATCTGGGCGACGCCGATCGCCTGGATCGTCGCCAATCGCAGCAAGACGATCGACGAGACCGTCGACCCGGCCGCTCGCGACGAAGTCCGGCTCAAGCTCGAGCATTTCGTCCGCTCGCGCTGGTTCGAGCCGCCGTTCGGGGGCAAGCGGCTGCTCGGCATGCTGCTCGACGCGTTCGATGCGATGGCGGCGGGGCCGCGCTACAGGCGCCTGCTGCCCAGCGGCCAGCCGCTCGATCTGTACGTCACCGTCACCGACTTCCGCGGCCATCCCGAAGAGCTTCGGCTCAATTCGCCGGCGCATGTGATCGAGACCGAGCATCGGCTGGTGTTCCGCTTCACCGACCACGGCGCCGAAGGCGATGCATTCGCCGACCCCGCCGCGCTCGCCTTTGCGGCACGGGCGACGTCGAGCTTTCCCGGCGCCTTCCCGCCCGCCACGGTCGAGGAGATCGACAGCTTCCTCGCCGAGCGCGGCACCGAATGGCCGGGGCGCGACGTCTTTCTCGAATCGGTGCTGCCCCAGCAATGGTCCGACAACCGCGCCGAGAAGGCGATCCTGATCGACGGCTCGGTGCTCGCCAACGCCCCCTTCCGCCCCGCGATCGACGCGCTGCGCGAACGTCCGGCCCGCCGCCAGATCGACCGCCGCTTCGTCTTCATCGATCCCGCGCCCGGCGTGCGTTTCGATTTCTACGGCACGCCGCAGGAGAAGCCGGGCTTCTTCCAGACGATCATCGGCGCGCTTTCCGAACTGCCGCGCGAACAGCCGATCCGCGACAATCTGGAGGCGATTTCGGCGCGTTCCGAGCGGATCGAGCGGATGCTGGCGATCGTCACCGAAATCCGCGCCGAAGTGGAAACCCAGGTCGAGGCGCTGTTCGGCTATACGCTGTGGCTCGACTATCCGACTCCCAAACGGCTGTCCGGCTGGCGCCGTCGCGCCCAGGTCGCCGCAGCGGCCAAGGCCGGATATGGCCACACCGCTTATGGCCTGCTCAAGGTCGACGGCACGATCGATCGCATTGCCCGGCTGCTCTATACGATCGGCGACCGCCATGCCCCCGAACGGCTGCGTGAGATCCGCGAGGCCGTCGCGCACGCCGTGCAGGCGCGTGGCGGCGATCGCTTCGGCGCGACGCTGTCCAACGGCGCGAGCCCCCAGACGCTCGAATTCCTGCGCGCCCACGATCTCGGCTTCCGCATCCGCCGGCTGCGCCTGCTCGCCCGGCGGCTGACCGAGATCGACATGCCCAGCTCGCATGCCGAGCTGCTGCCGATGCGCGAGGCGATCTACGAGTCGCTTGCCGCCTATCTGGAGCTCAAGCGCTCGGACACCTTTGCCGATCTTCGCGGCGCCGTGCGCGACATGACCGACGATGCCGGCCCGATCCTCGACCTGCTCGCCGAGCGCATGCAGTTGAAGGCGCTCGACCACGCCACCGACGCGCGCCTGTCCGACGGGTTCAGCGCGCTGTCGAAGGATCTCCGCCGCCCGATGCTGCTCGCGCATCTCGGCTTCCCCTTTTTCGATATCGCCACGCTGCCCCTGCTCCAGGGCGAGGGCATGGACGAATTCGATCCGATCCGCGTCGACCGCATCTCGCCCGACGACGCCGTCGCGATCCGAACGGGCGGCGCCAATGCGACGCTCAAGGGCATCCAGTTCAACAGCTTTGGCGCGTTCTTCAGCCGCGCCTATCGCGAGAACGACTATCTTTGGGGCCGGCTCCATGGCGCCGACCGGCTGATCGACATCGTGCTGTCGTCGCTGCCGTTCGAGGACCGGCTTGGCGAGGATCGCGTGAAGGCGATCAAGCGCAGCGCGTTCCACGCGATCCTCGACGAAGAGGAGCCGCGGCTGAAGGCGATCCCCGGGCTGTTCGCCGAGCTGCGAGCCGAGATCGGCTAG